A portion of the Epinephelus moara isolate mb chromosome 4, YSFRI_EMoa_1.0, whole genome shotgun sequence genome contains these proteins:
- the nanos1 gene encoding nanos homolog 1: MTASKRPEVAMDFLNHNYLNARSPYDYTFNFWNDYLGLTTLVTKNNKLSMPQNPNSITESLKATLGLDDSPACPCVIAGGVGESGHLDCCCPSGSPPPASILDLKERFSILSPFQNQLGVQLPEREVGFGGSFAGFDLFGMERKMRKPASRSKQEPKICVFCRNNGAPEEVYGSHVLKTPDGRVVCPILRAYTCPLCSANGDNAHTIKYCPLSKDQPSQRPLKGGRAVGGKRMKIF, translated from the coding sequence ATGACTGCGAGCAAACGACCAGAAGTGGCCATGGATTTTCTCAATCACAACTATTTGAACGCGCGCAGCCCATATGACTATACTTTTAATTTCTGGAACGACTATCTCGGGCTGACGACGTTGGTTACGAAGAATAATAAGCTCAGCATGCCCCAGAACCCCAACTCCATCACCGAGTCCCTGAAAGCGACCCTGGGCTTGGACGATTCCCCGGCGTGTCCGTGCGTAATCGCGGGCGGCGTTGGAGAGAGCGGGCACCTGGACTGCTGCTGCCCGTCCGGGAGCCCCCCGCCGGCCTCCATCCTGGACTTGAAGGAGCGTTTCTCGATACTGAGCCCCTTCCAGAACCAGCTCGGCGTCCAGCTGCCGGAGCGAGAGGTGGGCTTCGGGGGGAGCTTCGCCGGGTTCGATCTGTTCGGCATGGAGAGGAAGATGCGCAAACCCGCCTCCAGGAGCAAGCAGGAGCCCAAAATCTGCGTCTTCTGCCGAAATAACGGAGCTCCTGAGGAGGTGTACGGCTCCCACGTCCTGAAGACTCCGGACGGCAGGGTTGTGTGCCCGATTCTGAGGGCTTACACCTGCCCCCTTTGCAGTGCCAACGGGGACAATGCCCATACGATAAAATACTGTCCACTGTCAAAAGACCAGCCATCCCAGCGACCATTAAAGGGAGGGAGGGCTGTGGGTGGTAAGAggatgaaaatattctaa